Proteins from one Antennarius striatus isolate MH-2024 chromosome 12, ASM4005453v1, whole genome shotgun sequence genomic window:
- the mettl5 gene encoding rRNA N6-adenosine-methyltransferase METTL5 isoform X2, with protein sequence MKLKELESCLQQVDVFEKPKILLEQYPTSPHIAACMLYTIQSTFNDIESKLVADLGCGCGVLSIGAAMLDAGLCVGFDIDNDALEIFRRNAEEFEISNLDLVQCDMCSLDSEAYKKTFDTVIMNPPFGTKHNQGMDMKFLRTALTMAKTAVYSLHKTSTREHIQKKANDWGVKMEVIAGKNYRVNLFIQLKHMNTDYTFFAELRYDLPASYKFHKKKSVS encoded by the exons ATGAAACTAAAAGAGTTGGAGAGTTGCCTCCAGCAAGTGGACGTTTTTGAAAAGCCAAAAATCCTGCTGGAACAATATCCAACTAGTCCCCACATTGCTG CGTGCATGCTGTATACGATCCAGAGTACGTTTAATGATATTGAGAGTAAACTAGTGGCTGATCTGGGATGTGGCTGTGGAGTCCTCAGCATTGGAGCGGCGATGCTTGACGCGGG TTTGTGCGTTGGTTTCGACATTGACAATGACGCACTCGAGATATTCAGAAGAAACGCAGAGGAATTCGAGATTTCTAACCTGGATCTGGTACAGTGTGACATGTGCTCTCTGGACTCAGAGGCATACAAGAAAACATTTGACACAGTGATAATGAATCCACCATTTGGAACAAAACACAATCAAG GTATGGACATGAAGTTCCTACGGACTGCTTTAACAATGGCAAAGACGGCGGTGTATTCACTTCATAAAACTTCAACACGAGAG CATATACAAAAGAAGGCCAATGACTGGGGGGTGAAGATGGAAGTAATAGCAGGTAAGAATTACAGAGTGAATCTTTTTATACAGCTAAAACATATGAACACTGACTATACATTCTTTGCAGAACTGAGATACGACTTGCCAGCATCTTACAAGTTCCACAAAAAGAAATCGGTAAGCtaa
- the mettl5 gene encoding rRNA N6-adenosine-methyltransferase METTL5 isoform X1 yields MKLKELESCLQQVDVFEKPKILLEQYPTSPHIAACMLYTIQSTFNDIESKLVADLGCGCGVLSIGAAMLDAGLCVGFDIDNDALEIFRRNAEEFEISNLDLVQCDMCSLDSEAYKKTFDTVIMNPPFGTKHNQGMDMKFLRTALTMAKTAVYSLHKTSTREHIQKKANDWGVKMEVIAGKNYRVNLFIQLKHMNTDYTFFAELRYDLPASYKFHKKKSVDIQVDFLRFSQA; encoded by the exons ATGAAACTAAAAGAGTTGGAGAGTTGCCTCCAGCAAGTGGACGTTTTTGAAAAGCCAAAAATCCTGCTGGAACAATATCCAACTAGTCCCCACATTGCTG CGTGCATGCTGTATACGATCCAGAGTACGTTTAATGATATTGAGAGTAAACTAGTGGCTGATCTGGGATGTGGCTGTGGAGTCCTCAGCATTGGAGCGGCGATGCTTGACGCGGG TTTGTGCGTTGGTTTCGACATTGACAATGACGCACTCGAGATATTCAGAAGAAACGCAGAGGAATTCGAGATTTCTAACCTGGATCTGGTACAGTGTGACATGTGCTCTCTGGACTCAGAGGCATACAAGAAAACATTTGACACAGTGATAATGAATCCACCATTTGGAACAAAACACAATCAAG GTATGGACATGAAGTTCCTACGGACTGCTTTAACAATGGCAAAGACGGCGGTGTATTCACTTCATAAAACTTCAACACGAGAG CATATACAAAAGAAGGCCAATGACTGGGGGGTGAAGATGGAAGTAATAGCAGGTAAGAATTACAGAGTGAATCTTTTTATACAGCTAAAACATATGAACACTGACTATACATTCTTTGCAGAACTGAGATACGACTTGCCAGCATCTTACAAGTTCCACAAAAAGAAATCG GTTGATATCCAAGTGGACTTCCTAAGATTCTCCCAAGCCTGA
- the ssb gene encoding lupus La protein, translated as MAENPAEMSPLEMKVARQIEYYFGDHNLPRDKFLKEQLQLDDGWVTLELMLKFNRLKCLTTDTSVIVASLQKSKTGLLEISEDKTKVRRSPNKPLPEMNDEYRDTLKHKSVYIKGFPLETTLDEIQEWLNGKGTVENIQMRRNLQRQFKGSVFLCFDTEEASKQFLERSDIKSFKDNEMLVLSREDYHAKKTEERKQYKAETKAKAKQDNEQLQKHAEEKEMGLLLDEKTGCLLKFSGELQDVSREDFHELFSGHGKIKWVDFTRGAKEGTLLFDGNAKEAFDKAKEANGGELKVKDSSVTWEVLEGEEEKETMKMIIEAQQESFNRSKGKGGRGRGGGRGRGGRRGRGGRDRGGIQFKGKKTKFESDEDEAPEVKKRELEDADGPAAKVPKTENGS; from the exons ATGGCAGAAAATCCAGCGGAGATGTCTCCACTTGAAATGAAAGTTGCACGCCAAATAGAG TACTACTTTGGAGATCACAATCTTCCACGGGACAAATTTCTCAAAGAACAGCTCCAACTCGATGATGGCTGGGTGACATTGGAGCTGATGCTTAAATTCAACAG GCTGAAATGTTTGACTACAGACACCAGCGTCATTGTTGCCTCCCTCCAGAAGTCAAAGACTGGCCTCTTGGAAATCAGTGAAGACAAGACTAAAGTCAGGAGGTCTCCAAACAAACCCTTACCtgaaatgaatgatgaatacaGGGATACTCTCAAACACAAGTCTGTGTACATT AAAGGTTTTCCTTTGGAAACTACCCTTGATGAGATTCAGGAGTGGTTGAATGGGAAAGGCACTGTAGAAAACATTCAGATGAGGAGAAATCTGCAAAGACAGTTCAag GGATCTGTGTTCCTCTGTTTTGACACTGAGGAAGCATCTAAGCAGTTTCTAGAACGTTCAGACATCAAGTCATTCAAAGACAATGAGATGCTCGTGCTATCAAG AGAAGACTATCATGCAaagaagacagaagagagaaaacagtACAAAGCAGAGACAAAAGCAAAAGCTAAGCA AGACAATGAACAGCTGCAAAAGCAtgcagaagagaaagaaatg GGGTTGCTTTTGGATGAAAAGACTGGTTGCTTGTTGAAGTTTTCTGGGGAACTTCAGGATGTATCAAGAGAGGACTTCCATGAGTTGTTCTCTGGGCATGGAAAGATAAAGTGGGTGGATTTTACAAGAGGGGCCAAAGAG gGTACCCTCCTTTTTGATGGGAATGCAAAAGAAGCATTTGATAAGGCCAAAGAAGCAAATGGAGGAGAGTTGAAAGTGAAAGACAGCAGTGTTACATGGGAGGTGCTtgagggagaggaagaaaaggaaaccATGAAGATGATCATTGAAGCACAACAAGAGTCATTCAACAGGTCCAAAGGCAAAG GtggtagaggaagaggaggtggcagaggaagaggaggccgaAGGGGACGAGGCGGAAGAGATCGAGGTGGAATTCAGTTCAAAggcaaaaagacaaaatttgAGAGTGACGAAGATGAAG CGCCTGAAGTCAAAAAGAGAGAACTAGAAGATGCTGATGGTCCTGCAGCCAAGGTTCCCAAAACTGAAAATGGATCTTAA
- the mettl5 gene encoding rRNA N6-adenosine-methyltransferase METTL5 isoform X3 translates to MKLKELESCLQQVDVFEKPKILLEQYPTSPHIAACMLYTIQSTFNDIESKLVADLGCGCGVLSIGAAMLDAGLCVGFDIDNDALEIFRRNAEEFEISNLDLVQCDMCSLDSEAYKKTFDTVIMNPPFGTKHNQGMDMKFLRTALTMAKTAVYSLHKTSTREHIQKKANDWGVKMEVIAELRYDLPASYKFHKKKSVDIQVDFLRFSQA, encoded by the exons ATGAAACTAAAAGAGTTGGAGAGTTGCCTCCAGCAAGTGGACGTTTTTGAAAAGCCAAAAATCCTGCTGGAACAATATCCAACTAGTCCCCACATTGCTG CGTGCATGCTGTATACGATCCAGAGTACGTTTAATGATATTGAGAGTAAACTAGTGGCTGATCTGGGATGTGGCTGTGGAGTCCTCAGCATTGGAGCGGCGATGCTTGACGCGGG TTTGTGCGTTGGTTTCGACATTGACAATGACGCACTCGAGATATTCAGAAGAAACGCAGAGGAATTCGAGATTTCTAACCTGGATCTGGTACAGTGTGACATGTGCTCTCTGGACTCAGAGGCATACAAGAAAACATTTGACACAGTGATAATGAATCCACCATTTGGAACAAAACACAATCAAG GTATGGACATGAAGTTCCTACGGACTGCTTTAACAATGGCAAAGACGGCGGTGTATTCACTTCATAAAACTTCAACACGAGAG CATATACAAAAGAAGGCCAATGACTGGGGGGTGAAGATGGAAGTAATAGCAG AACTGAGATACGACTTGCCAGCATCTTACAAGTTCCACAAAAAGAAATCG GTTGATATCCAAGTGGACTTCCTAAGATTCTCCCAAGCCTGA